A window of the Apostichopus japonicus isolate 1M-3 chromosome 8, ASM3797524v1, whole genome shotgun sequence genome harbors these coding sequences:
- the LOC139970367 gene encoding uncharacterized protein, producing the protein MNQILPVELQTGDQYSGGRHLSLIRNSENGSDTDSDEETAAAADERQPTPIAGVKAIVWVDQILKLLRDVNGTVCKHSFCTGDFQYTTTFYGSDLVVKWKCGETYRPSGTWCSQPKLRGMYAGNLQLAAGIFVSGNSFTKTGQLFKSMKLKGISNDTFFRVKKLYVAPAVEEMWGNMQETLFTSLTDKEVVVSGDARNDSPGHSAQYCTYTMMEESSGKVLHMEIVDVREAAGKRPNMEKIGFTRSMDFLMERINVKEVVTDGHLQIAALMRNCSKYEGIIHQNDVWHGSKCLTKMLTKAAKAKRRKPFWSGCQPSGNIFGSPPAVVMEKRRS; encoded by the exons ATGAACCAGATTTTGCCTGTTGAG TTACAAACTGGAGATCAGTACAGTGGAGGAAGACATCTTTCATTGATAAGAAATAGTGAAAATGGCAGTGATACTGACAGTGATGAGGAGACTGCAGCAGCTGCAGATGAAAGGCAACCCACACCCATTGCAGGAGTCAAAGCAATTGTTTGGGTTGACCAAATCCTTAAGCTCCTGCGAGATGTGAATGGCACTGTGTGCAAGCATTCTTTTTGTACAGGAGATTTTCAGTACACGACAACATTTTATGGTTCTGATCTGGTTGTGAAATGGAAATGTGGGGAAACGTACCGCCCTAGTGGTACTTGGTGTTCACAGCCTAAGCTGCGTGGAATGTATGCAGGGAACTTACAGCTAGCTGCAGGGATTTTCGTTTCAGGCAACAGCTTCACGAAAACAGGGCAGCTGTTCAAAAGCATGAAGTTGAAAGGTATTTCTAATGACACCTTCTTCAGGGTAAAGAAATTGTATGTCGCCCCAGCTGTTGAAGAGATGTGGGGAAACATGCAGGAGACCCTGTTTACTTCATTGACGGACAAAGAAGTAGTTGTTTCTGGTGATGCCCGCAATGATTCTCCTGGACATAGTGCACAGTACTGCACTTACACTATGATGGAAGAAAGCAGTGGTAAGGTCCTGCATATGGAGATCGTGGATGTAAGGGAAGCAGCTGGGAAAAGACCAAACATGGAGAAGATTGGCTTCACCCGAAGTATGGATTTTCTCATGGAGAGAATTAATGTCAAAGAGGTTGTGACAGATGGCCACCTTCAGATTGCTGCTCTCATGAGAAATTGTTCCAAATATGAAGGTATCATCCACCAAAATGATGTATGGCATGGTAGTAAATGCCTCACCAAAATGCTCACAAAAGCTGCCAAGGCAAAGAGAAGAAAGCCATTTTGGAGTGGATGCCAGCCATCAGGAAACATTTTTGGTTCTCCTCCAGCAGTTGTGATGGAGAAGAGAAGAAGCTGA
- the LOC139970801 gene encoding retinol dehydrogenase 13-like, whose product MDFDLFLDYVTKHPVLISALVGTGISLYLFRRWVAGGWCYSKARLDGKTVLITGANTGIGKETAIDLAKRGAKIIIACRSVPKAEAAQAEIIEFSGNRNVSVMELDLASLESIRQCAEKINKELSRLDIIINNAGVMTCPRWMTKDGFELQFGTNHLGHFLFTNLLLDLIKKSSPARIVNLSSMAHQNGDIHFDDLMLEKDYTPLKSYCQSKLANVLFSRELARRLEGTSVTTYSVHPGGVDTELQRHMTTSWPWLGIPLAILGPFVRRFMVKSAVEGAQTTIHCAVDEKAGQETGLYYSDCKVKKPLPKAEDEAIARKLWEVSAELVGLEKKVE is encoded by the exons ATGGATTTTGACTTATTCTTGGATTACGTGACAAAGCATCCCGTGCTGATCTCCGCTTTGGTTGGGACAG GAATTAGCCTCTATCTGTTCAGACGGTGGGTAGCTGGAGGATGGTGCTACAGTAAAGCTCGCCTTGATGGCAAAACTGTGCTGATAACTGGAGCTAACACTGGTATCGGTAAGGAGACAGCCATTGACCTGGCAAAGAGAG GTGCTAAGATCATAATTGCTTGTCGGAGCGTACCGAAAGCCGAAGCAGCCCAGGCTGAAATCATTGAGTTCTCAGGAAATAGAAATGTATCTGTCATGGAATTGGACTTGGCATCCCTTGAGTCGATTCGTCAGTGTGCCGAGAAGATTAATAAGGAGCTGAGCAGACTGGACATCATCATTAATAATGCTG GGGTGATGACATGTCCGAGATGGATGACCAAAGATGGTTTTGAGTTGCAGTTTGGAACCAATCATTTGGGCCATTTTCTCTTCACCAACCTTCTGCTGGATCTCATAAAGAAGTCATCCCCAGCCAGAATCGTCAATCTTTCATCGATGGCACACCAGAACGGTGACATACACTTTGATGACTTGATGCTTGAGAAAGACTACACACCCCTCAAGTCCTACTGTCAGAGTAAACTAGCAAATGTACTATTTTCCAGAGAACTAGCCAGACGTCTGGAAG GAACATCGGTGACTACCTATTCTGTACACCCCGGTGGAGTCGATACAGAGCTGCAGAGACACATGACTACCTCGTGGCCTTGGCTGGGTATACCACTGGCCATACTGGGTCCCTTCGTGAGGAGGTTCATGGTCAAATCAGCTGTAGAGGGCGCCCAGACCACCATTCACTGCGCCGTGGACGAGAAAGCTGGCCAGGAGACTGGTCTATACTACAG CGATTGTAAAGTCAAGAAACCCTTACCCAAAGCAGAAGATGAAGCAATAGCTCGGAAGCTCTGGGAGGTCAGTGCTGAGTTAGTCGGCTTGGAGAAGAAAGTTGAATGA